A single Crateriforma conspicua DNA region contains:
- a CDS encoding right-handed parallel beta-helix repeat-containing protein, with protein MVGAVLWCLLFVTSVRGWTEGTTADFFVSPIGSDAWSGTMAEPNEERSDGPFATLERARDAVRELDQRNRRDVLVLVRGGDYQLSQTIFFGSADSGRGEHAITYAAFPGETPVFRSGAEISGWRPVPSSMPGLPEAALGKVQVADVAESFATLFDSDGLLPRARSEGFIPLAGGSRSELRYPAGLLKETTRAGDIEIVVRPHHAWIVNILPVASIDHHMRIARTGVDATYAMNRLHFLKQTKSCWFENSLQYLDRPGEWVLDTEQRKLYLWPRSDSPVFAPQLAELVRVEGEVDKDGPADQPVRNLCFRGLTFMHARRYTVAADDAGLQHDWDLHDKATAMFRLRGAQQCRIEQCHFKHSGGGAIRVDLHGQKNTLSGNVIENIGGAGILLCGYGPGTKDVNRDNSVVNNCIHHVGQIYSHSPGIMVWQSGHNRIANNLVHHTPYTGIIVSGCMAHFFAKHGRELGRTIRWHELEGLARSPQREDVLPFLHTRDNRIEFNEIHHAMEMLGDGNAIYIRGAGSGNVIRGNYIHHLVAPMIMQAAIRTDGGQTDTLIAENLIYKCTSQGIILKLNNRCVNNIIADVIAPPRGYYLAVREGPMVDAVIQRNVFYASSDECTFIDELPPGNGHATEDRRGRTLARSKDAQTDRNIYYCAADPTLGRQMLERQQRDNVDAHSLAVDPLFVDPDNGDFRFRPESPAHALGIVPFDRSKAGLFDGDLP; from the coding sequence ATGGTTGGTGCCGTGCTGTGGTGCCTTTTGTTTGTAACGTCCGTTCGAGGCTGGACGGAAGGAACGACCGCTGATTTTTTTGTCTCGCCGATCGGATCCGACGCTTGGTCGGGAACCATGGCGGAACCAAACGAGGAACGATCGGACGGTCCGTTCGCGACGTTGGAGCGTGCAAGAGATGCCGTGCGTGAATTGGACCAGCGCAACAGACGCGATGTCTTGGTCTTGGTTCGTGGTGGCGATTATCAGCTATCGCAGACCATCTTCTTTGGCTCGGCGGATTCGGGGCGGGGGGAACACGCAATTACCTATGCGGCCTTTCCCGGTGAAACGCCGGTCTTTCGTTCGGGTGCGGAGATCAGCGGATGGCGGCCGGTGCCGTCGTCGATGCCGGGCCTTCCCGAAGCGGCCCTGGGAAAGGTGCAAGTCGCGGACGTGGCCGAGTCCTTTGCCACGCTTTTTGATTCCGACGGATTGTTGCCACGGGCACGATCCGAAGGCTTCATTCCACTTGCCGGAGGCAGTCGAAGCGAGCTTAGGTATCCGGCGGGCCTGCTGAAGGAGACAACCCGCGCCGGCGATATCGAGATCGTGGTACGGCCCCACCACGCCTGGATCGTGAACATATTGCCTGTGGCATCGATTGATCATCACATGCGGATTGCTCGTACCGGTGTCGACGCCACCTACGCGATGAATCGCCTGCATTTCTTAAAGCAAACGAAATCTTGCTGGTTCGAAAACTCCCTCCAGTATCTGGATCGACCCGGCGAATGGGTTTTGGACACCGAGCAGCGAAAACTGTACCTGTGGCCACGTTCGGATTCGCCAGTCTTCGCACCGCAGTTGGCGGAACTGGTTCGTGTCGAAGGAGAAGTCGATAAAGACGGCCCCGCCGATCAACCGGTTCGGAATCTCTGTTTTCGCGGGCTGACGTTCATGCACGCTCGGCGGTATACCGTTGCAGCCGACGATGCCGGGCTGCAGCATGACTGGGACCTGCACGACAAAGCCACCGCAATGTTTCGGTTGCGTGGGGCCCAGCAGTGCCGCATTGAACAATGCCACTTCAAACACAGCGGTGGTGGTGCGATCCGCGTGGATCTGCACGGTCAAAAGAACACGCTGTCGGGGAACGTGATTGAAAACATTGGTGGGGCCGGCATTCTGTTGTGTGGCTATGGTCCGGGAACCAAGGACGTCAATCGTGACAACTCGGTTGTTAATAATTGCATCCACCATGTAGGACAGATCTATTCGCATTCCCCCGGAATCATGGTCTGGCAAAGCGGCCATAATCGCATCGCGAACAATCTGGTGCATCACACGCCGTACACGGGAATCATTGTTTCTGGATGCATGGCACACTTCTTTGCGAAGCACGGGCGAGAGCTTGGGAGAACAATTCGGTGGCATGAACTGGAAGGTTTGGCCAGGTCTCCGCAGCGAGAAGACGTGTTGCCCTTTTTGCACACCCGAGACAATCGCATCGAATTCAATGAGATCCATCACGCAATGGAGATGCTCGGCGACGGCAATGCCATTTACATTCGCGGCGCTGGTTCCGGCAACGTCATTCGGGGAAACTACATTCATCACCTGGTGGCGCCGATGATCATGCAGGCGGCGATTCGAACCGACGGCGGGCAGACTGATACGCTGATCGCGGAGAACCTGATCTATAAGTGCACGTCGCAGGGGATCATTCTGAAATTGAATAATCGCTGCGTGAACAACATTATTGCCGACGTGATCGCACCGCCACGCGGCTACTATCTGGCCGTGCGTGAAGGCCCGATGGTCGACGCGGTGATTCAGCGGAATGTGTTCTACGCGTCGTCGGACGAATGCACGTTCATCGATGAATTGCCACCCGGAAACGGACACGCAACGGAAGATCGGCGTGGCCGAACTTTGGCGCGATCCAAGGACGCGCAGACTGATCGAAACATTTATTACTGTGCGGCGGATCCAACGCTGGGGCGTCAGATGCTGGAACGCCAACAGCGGGACAACGTCGACGCCCACAGTCTGGCCGTCGATCCGCTGTTCGTCGATCCTGACAATGGCGATTTCCGATTTCGTCCCGAGTCGCCGGCCCACGCTTTGGGAATCGTACCCTTTGATCGATCAAAAGCTGGACTGTTCGACGGAGACCTGCCATGA
- a CDS encoding sulfatase-like hydrolase/transferase translates to MLRVFLIFWVCGGICVAAERPNILLIVADDVGYSDLGCYGGEIDTPHLDRMAEQGIRFSEFHVNPMCVVTRTSLMTGHEHSQSDNYRRSLPIARLMRDAGYATSIVGKWHQPGHPQDAGFEFFYGFLHGAINSWTGKENGHPAIQTNRDDPMAVADDWYSTDAFTDHAIRQINVATEAGRPFFTYLAYNAPHTPLHAPRKNVEKYYQRYRAGWDVLRLQRFQRLMDLGLIDDRYVMSEPEAEVRRWDELPQAIQRQESRRMAAYAGMLDRLDWNVGRVWKHLDEKGLSDNTLVVFLADNGGAYSNGDIRTYSQQIPWRKDSNPFVSNGWAYLKNTPFRWYKSCAQEGGVSVPLIVRWPGRLAAQSGGIRRQRLHVTDLYPTFLNLAGVKYPARDGDRVLQPLYGHSMLPLWNDPSLPKQSIHDEIFWGFNQTGKGLVKGDWKIASISDGPWRLYNITRDPAEARDLAKSNLAKLQEMSDAWFRFAQEQTTMPASWRSPLNAYREGWGFHRIRMVMPGYVRAVPAMSAMNVPATTSLTFHFDRKISFGETSGSTIRLYEVSDVHQPVWQSDPQPGHPAEGKRSITFSDLPVLKPDTTYFVLADPGWIWLGDKPAGPLNDGAYWYRFRTGQH, encoded by the coding sequence ATGCTAAGGGTATTTCTCATATTTTGGGTGTGTGGCGGAATCTGTGTGGCCGCGGAACGTCCCAACATATTGTTGATCGTCGCCGATGATGTCGGGTACTCCGATCTGGGATGCTATGGAGGAGAAATCGACACACCGCATTTGGATCGGATGGCAGAGCAAGGGATTCGGTTCAGCGAATTTCATGTCAATCCGATGTGTGTGGTGACGCGCACCAGCCTGATGACGGGACACGAGCATTCCCAGTCGGACAACTATCGGCGGTCATTACCCATCGCACGGTTGATGCGTGATGCGGGCTATGCGACTTCGATTGTGGGGAAATGGCATCAACCGGGGCATCCCCAGGATGCGGGTTTTGAATTCTTCTATGGATTCCTTCATGGTGCCATCAACAGCTGGACGGGAAAGGAGAACGGCCACCCGGCGATCCAGACGAATCGTGACGATCCTATGGCCGTCGCTGATGACTGGTACAGCACCGATGCGTTTACAGATCACGCCATCCGCCAGATCAACGTCGCGACGGAAGCCGGGCGTCCCTTTTTCACCTATTTGGCATACAACGCACCGCACACCCCGCTGCATGCCCCACGCAAGAATGTGGAGAAGTATTATCAGCGCTATCGGGCCGGCTGGGACGTTTTGCGGTTACAGCGATTCCAGCGGCTGATGGATCTGGGGCTGATCGATGATCGGTATGTGATGTCTGAACCCGAAGCGGAGGTCCGTCGTTGGGATGAATTGCCTCAAGCAATCCAGCGACAGGAAAGTCGACGCATGGCTGCCTACGCGGGAATGCTTGATCGACTCGATTGGAACGTCGGGCGCGTCTGGAAGCATCTTGACGAAAAGGGTCTCAGTGACAACACGCTGGTGGTGTTTCTGGCGGACAACGGCGGAGCATACAGCAACGGTGACATCCGAACGTACAGCCAACAGATCCCTTGGCGAAAAGACAGCAACCCATTTGTTTCCAATGGCTGGGCGTACCTTAAGAACACGCCCTTTCGCTGGTACAAGTCGTGTGCACAGGAAGGCGGCGTTTCGGTGCCGCTGATCGTCCGTTGGCCGGGACGACTCGCGGCACAGTCGGGCGGCATTCGGCGGCAACGTTTGCATGTGACGGATCTGTATCCGACCTTTTTGAATCTTGCCGGTGTGAAGTATCCGGCGCGCGACGGTGATCGAGTGCTGCAACCGCTGTATGGACATTCCATGTTGCCACTTTGGAATGATCCGTCTTTGCCGAAACAGTCGATCCACGATGAGATCTTTTGGGGCTTCAACCAAACCGGCAAAGGATTGGTGAAGGGAGACTGGAAAATCGCCAGCATCAGTGATGGGCCTTGGCGTCTGTACAACATCACGCGGGACCCTGCCGAAGCTCGCGATCTTGCAAAGTCCAATCTTGCTAAGTTGCAAGAAATGAGCGATGCGTGGTTTCGGTTTGCTCAAGAACAAACGACGATGCCCGCGTCATGGCGATCGCCGTTGAACGCCTATCGAGAAGGCTGGGGGTTTCACCGGATCCGAATGGTCATGCCGGGATATGTTCGCGCTGTGCCCGCCATGTCGGCGATGAACGTTCCAGCCACGACATCGTTGACGTTTCATTTCGACCGGAAGATCAGTTTCGGCGAAACCAGCGGAAGCACCATTCGGTTGTATGAAGTCTCCGACGTCCATCAACCCGTTTGGCAATCCGACCCGCAGCCTGGTCATCCAGCTGAGGGAAAACGGTCGATCACGTTTTCAGATTTACCGGTGCTGAAACCGGATACCACCTACTTTGTACTTGCGGATCCCGGATGGATTTGGCTCGGAGACAAGCCGGCAGGTCCGCTTAACGATGGTGCTTACTGGTACCGCTTTCGTACCGGGCAACACTAG
- a CDS encoding sulfatase-like hydrolase/transferase, producing the protein MDKIYMVLQSPRVIIVTLIVVLSTMVSRVPLFGDDPRPNIILVFIDDLGWSDLGCFGNRQADTPAIDRLASEGIAFEQFYVNSPICSPSRVAITTGQYPQRWRITSYLDASQVNRRRGLANWLDPRAPTLARALQRQGYATGHFGKWHMGGQRDVDAAPPISQYGFDVSITNFEGMGPKYLPMTLAPGWEKPRKIWEDAERLGGPYEWSMRSQITTDFASAAIDFIKASQAADRPFYVNLWPDDVHGPWFPTLKHWRQGVPGLYLSVLQEMDTQLRALFDLICDDDILRENTLIVFCSDNGPDPKTFDPASKPLRGCKATLYENGIRSPLIVWGPGFVSPEKQGTRDAETVLAAFDLAPSLLRLVGIDASAKTPFDGEDMLDALLGHRAVKRSDSLCFSRPPDFKDFGNEKNLPDLAIRKDRWKFLCDVDGGRPQLYDLHADPGETQNVADQHSELAQVLTDELLHWKASLQPSGMTKNQSIGSSESNE; encoded by the coding sequence ATGGACAAAATATATATGGTTCTTCAGTCACCCAGGGTAATCATTGTTACCTTGATTGTCGTGCTGTCGACAATGGTTTCGCGTGTTCCCTTGTTTGGAGACGATCCGCGACCCAATATCATCCTGGTGTTCATTGATGATCTGGGCTGGTCGGACTTGGGGTGCTTCGGAAACCGACAGGCGGACACTCCCGCGATTGACAGGCTGGCGAGTGAGGGGATCGCGTTCGAGCAATTCTATGTGAATTCGCCCATCTGTTCGCCTTCGCGTGTGGCGATCACGACAGGCCAGTATCCTCAGCGATGGCGGATCACATCGTATTTGGATGCGTCGCAAGTCAATCGCCGCCGCGGCTTGGCCAATTGGTTGGATCCCCGTGCGCCGACGTTGGCTCGTGCATTGCAGCGGCAGGGGTACGCCACCGGCCATTTCGGGAAATGGCACATGGGAGGTCAACGGGATGTTGATGCCGCACCGCCGATCTCCCAGTACGGTTTTGACGTCTCCATCACCAATTTCGAGGGGATGGGGCCAAAGTATCTTCCGATGACGCTTGCGCCGGGTTGGGAGAAGCCGCGAAAGATCTGGGAAGACGCCGAGCGTTTGGGCGGACCGTATGAATGGTCGATGCGTTCACAGATCACCACCGATTTCGCATCGGCGGCCATCGATTTTATCAAGGCTTCCCAGGCCGCCGATCGTCCTTTCTATGTCAATCTGTGGCCCGACGATGTTCATGGTCCGTGGTTTCCGACCTTAAAACACTGGCGTCAGGGAGTCCCAGGTTTGTACCTGTCTGTGTTGCAGGAGATGGACACGCAGCTGCGCGCGTTGTTCGACCTGATTTGTGATGATGATATTCTGCGCGAGAATACGTTGATCGTGTTTTGCAGCGACAACGGTCCGGATCCAAAGACGTTTGACCCGGCATCCAAACCACTTCGTGGCTGTAAAGCGACACTTTACGAAAATGGCATTCGGTCGCCCTTGATTGTTTGGGGACCGGGCTTTGTATCACCTGAAAAGCAGGGCACGCGAGACGCTGAAACGGTTTTGGCGGCTTTCGATTTGGCTCCGTCGCTGCTGCGGCTGGTTGGAATTGACGCCTCCGCGAAGACCCCGTTTGACGGTGAAGACATGCTGGATGCGTTACTGGGCCATCGGGCGGTCAAACGCTCTGATTCACTTTGTTTTTCTCGACCGCCCGATTTCAAGGACTTTGGCAATGAAAAGAACCTTCCAGATCTAGCGATTCGCAAAGACCGTTGGAAATTCCTGTGCGACGTTGATGGTGGGCGACCCCAGTTGTACGACCTTCATGCGGACCCTGGCGAAACCCAGAATGTCGCCGATCAGCATTCCGAACTTGCTCAAGTCCTGACCGATGAATTGCTTCACTGGAAGGCATCGCTGCAGCCATCCGGCATGACCAAAAACCAGTCGATAGGATCTTCGGAATCGAACGAATGA
- a CDS encoding beta-L-arabinofuranosidase domain-containing protein: MNLKICVFLCAAVLIASSSSGENHESGQFNRPPLIEKPYAELPLGSVKPDAWLKHQLQTMAGGLTGNLDEAYEAVCGDRNAWLGGDGDTWERGPYWIDGLYPLAKLLDDSALEAKAMRWIEWTLANQRPNGQIGPFERKKSERIVPPPKGAQITDPDDWWPRMVMLKILQQHYMATGDHRALFCMLRYARFQHAELNKRPLYDPENAESGSWWAGRRGGENVMSIYWLYNVTGETFLLELADQLKQQTYPWVDDFRAGIHLKRYRYSEHHGDGDAYHCVNLGHALKYPLVFGQRDGVQQALAVTVKALDDIRTYHGQPHGLWGGDEGMHGTDPTRGSEFCTISEALFSLEKNFEISGDVRFADLLERIAYNALPTQATDDFSARQYFQQANQISCTHSPHKFTNHPYESNLFGLTNGYPCCTCNMHQAWPKFAAHLWMASNDGGLATMAYAPCQVTTTVGNGKKVFIREETDYPFRDVVRFSMELSEPTRFPLHLRIPQWCDRASIEINGQAMPQPEAGSMAILERRWESGDLVTLRLPMQVRFERGHENSVSVLRGPLVFALKMDEQWTSADAGHEVRSETAWNFSLFERDIVSGRDVIDRKFVVTDDGATLAVNPWALTSAPISMKAFGVRNPLWGSYHDESGPLPWSPASFPKGEKPQELTLIPYGCTTLRISAFPTVN, from the coding sequence ATGAATTTAAAAATTTGCGTTTTCCTATGCGCAGCGGTGCTGATTGCGTCATCGTCATCTGGTGAAAACCATGAGTCCGGTCAATTCAATCGCCCACCACTGATCGAAAAGCCCTACGCGGAATTACCCTTGGGATCGGTCAAGCCCGATGCATGGCTGAAGCACCAACTTCAAACCATGGCCGGTGGCTTGACGGGGAATTTGGATGAGGCCTATGAGGCTGTTTGCGGGGACCGGAATGCGTGGCTGGGTGGAGATGGTGACACATGGGAGCGCGGCCCCTATTGGATTGACGGTCTTTATCCGCTTGCCAAATTGTTGGATGATTCCGCATTGGAAGCCAAGGCCATGCGTTGGATCGAATGGACCTTGGCCAATCAACGGCCAAACGGCCAGATTGGACCATTCGAGCGGAAGAAAAGCGAACGAATCGTTCCACCGCCAAAGGGGGCGCAGATCACCGATCCTGATGACTGGTGGCCGCGGATGGTGATGCTGAAAATCTTGCAGCAGCATTACATGGCCACCGGTGACCATCGTGCACTATTCTGCATGTTGCGCTATGCTCGATTTCAACACGCTGAGCTGAACAAACGACCGTTGTACGATCCCGAGAATGCGGAAAGCGGCTCTTGGTGGGCTGGGCGACGCGGTGGTGAAAATGTGATGAGCATCTACTGGCTGTATAACGTTACCGGCGAAACGTTCTTGCTGGAACTGGCGGACCAGCTGAAACAACAAACCTACCCGTGGGTAGATGACTTTCGCGCGGGCATCCATCTGAAACGGTACCGATACAGCGAGCATCATGGCGACGGCGATGCGTATCACTGTGTCAATTTGGGGCATGCGCTGAAGTATCCGCTGGTGTTTGGTCAGCGTGATGGCGTGCAGCAGGCTCTTGCAGTCACGGTGAAGGCACTGGATGACATCCGAACGTATCACGGACAACCTCATGGGCTCTGGGGCGGCGACGAAGGAATGCATGGCACCGACCCGACTCGCGGCAGTGAGTTTTGCACGATCTCCGAAGCATTGTTTTCATTGGAAAAGAACTTTGAGATTTCGGGGGATGTGCGTTTCGCCGATCTGCTGGAACGGATCGCCTACAACGCATTGCCTACGCAGGCGACCGACGACTTTTCGGCTCGCCAGTACTTTCAGCAAGCGAATCAAATTTCGTGTACGCACAGTCCGCACAAATTTACAAACCATCCCTACGAATCAAACTTGTTTGGCCTGACCAACGGATATCCCTGCTGCACGTGCAACATGCATCAGGCATGGCCCAAATTTGCCGCCCATTTATGGATGGCGTCCAACGATGGTGGTCTTGCCACGATGGCATATGCTCCATGCCAGGTGACGACCACAGTTGGTAACGGAAAGAAGGTTTTCATCAGGGAGGAAACCGATTACCCCTTCCGCGATGTTGTCCGTTTCTCCATGGAACTGAGCGAACCCACTCGCTTCCCGCTGCATTTACGTATACCGCAGTGGTGTGACCGGGCATCGATCGAGATCAATGGCCAGGCGATGCCCCAGCCCGAAGCCGGATCCATGGCGATTTTGGAACGTCGATGGGAATCTGGAGATCTGGTCACGCTGCGACTGCCGATGCAAGTCCGATTTGAACGCGGGCATGAAAACAGCGTCAGCGTCCTGCGTGGCCCTTTGGTGTTCGCGTTGAAGATGGATGAGCAATGGACGTCGGCAGATGCAGGCCATGAGGTACGCAGCGAAACGGCCTGGAATTTTTCGCTGTTTGAACGAGACATCGTTTCCGGTCGCGATGTCATTGATCGAAAATTTGTTGTTACCGATGACGGTGCAACTTTGGCGGTCAACCCCTGGGCGTTAACGTCCGCACCAATCAGCATGAAGGCTTTTGGCGTGCGAAACCCACTGTGGGGAAGCTATCACGACGAATCAGGGCCGCTGCCGTGGAGTCCGGCGTCCTTTCCGAAAGGTGAAAAGCCACAAGAATTGACCCTGATTCCCTACGGATGCACCACGCTGCGAATTAGTGCGTTTCCGACGGTGAACTGA
- a CDS encoding glycoside hydrolase family protein, whose protein sequence is MKSVRQNGLGMRYVLPAAWSTVLALLLHDSPVLAQTLMTRVDIKPVLSVADAPTWRSVHVANAAILTPSESPDGRWRMFIRGSGFFPEEGGDPRDHYHDSIGLLYQESETFSPRGPWKEFPGNPILVHGERTAYDGKHLLDCTPVWGTVPDGQNALVMFYKGVSYEHGACLAAAYSTDLGRSFEKLSRNPLQSFIGPCDAIFHEGLFYVFYGDMKYDTAKRKPTDKLKTYLAITPDPAKFAETPRRLVLDTGPEGSFDSMSVHGGRVFRIANRWYMVYQCSRRHIDYPDRFHVAWSDDLVTWTKVTNEQPFFQRGPSGAWDEGGIWFGEVFEHDGSLYMYYEGWGSGKPGYDRRRPYQPGGRSQTGLACVSVDTFLRWCGQP, encoded by the coding sequence ATGAAGTCGGTTCGGCAGAACGGCCTTGGTATGCGATACGTGTTGCCTGCCGCTTGGTCGACGGTCCTTGCATTGCTACTGCACGATTCACCAGTGCTAGCACAGACGTTGATGACCAGAGTGGACATAAAACCAGTCCTGTCTGTTGCCGACGCGCCGACTTGGAGATCCGTACATGTGGCCAACGCGGCAATCCTAACTCCGTCCGAATCACCGGATGGTCGTTGGCGCATGTTCATCCGAGGTAGCGGCTTCTTTCCTGAGGAGGGAGGAGATCCGAGAGATCACTATCATGATTCGATTGGCCTGCTGTATCAGGAATCAGAGACGTTTTCGCCTCGCGGCCCTTGGAAGGAGTTTCCTGGCAATCCAATACTGGTGCACGGTGAACGGACCGCATACGACGGAAAGCATTTGTTGGATTGCACCCCGGTTTGGGGGACTGTCCCAGATGGCCAAAACGCGTTGGTGATGTTCTACAAGGGCGTGTCCTACGAACACGGGGCCTGCTTGGCGGCTGCTTATTCCACCGATTTGGGGAGGAGTTTCGAGAAGCTGTCGAGAAATCCGCTGCAGTCATTCATCGGACCATGTGATGCCATTTTTCACGAGGGCTTGTTCTACGTGTTCTACGGAGACATGAAGTATGACACAGCGAAACGAAAGCCAACCGACAAGCTGAAGACCTACCTGGCAATCACGCCGGATCCGGCAAAGTTTGCTGAAACGCCGCGACGGTTGGTGCTTGATACCGGCCCGGAAGGCAGCTTTGACAGTATGTCGGTGCATGGTGGTCGAGTCTTTCGAATTGCCAATCGCTGGTACATGGTTTACCAATGCAGTCGTCGCCATATCGACTATCCTGATCGTTTTCACGTTGCCTGGTCAGATGATCTTGTCACGTGGACGAAAGTCACCAATGAACAGCCTTTTTTTCAGCGTGGTCCGTCGGGCGCGTGGGACGAAGGTGGTATCTGGTTTGGCGAAGTGTTTGAACACGACGGCAGCCTGTACATGTATTACGAAGGTTGGGGCAGCGGGAAGCCAGGATACGATCGTCGCCGGCCTTACCAGCCTGGTGGCAGATCGCAAACAGGACTCGCATGCGTTTCCGTCGATACGTTTCTGCGGTGGTGCGGGCAACCATAG
- a CDS encoding sulfatase, which produces MNQAARGFVSRTLAVGMLVAAVTLHGADSGPNFLLIAIDDLNDYVGCLDGHPNAITPNLDRLAARGVLFTHAYCNSPVCQPSRTSLWTGLRPTTVGITANRSKWFRESSLRPDCVSLPQAMASAGYSTLGFGKLFHVGRPSESAVEWQRSNVFSYGPRQKPKLHYDHGDSITDWGVPPKDRDQAASFDPIIADRTIAALSDLHSRPLFLGCGFYRPHTPLYAASKWFDLHPKSGIALPRILPEDNDDLVYFGRRPRRPQDIEAPGLFNQDWAEQSGKWKDVLRAYLACTTAMDHQLGRVLDALDRGPHAKNTYVILFSDHGWHLGEKRHWGKAALWEQTTRVPMIVAGPGIPDGVRYDQPIDLLTITPTVLDYAGVTPPNKLDGHSLRPVLENVKREWPHPVLTTFVDHHALRTPRWRYIRYASGEEELYDHARDSEEFENLAVTRQDDAVVRSTLIELRKQMSDLLSP; this is translated from the coding sequence ATGAACCAAGCCGCACGCGGATTCGTCTCAAGGACGCTGGCGGTCGGAATGCTCGTCGCCGCCGTGACATTGCACGGTGCGGATTCCGGCCCGAACTTCCTGTTGATCGCGATCGACGATCTGAACGATTACGTCGGATGCCTGGATGGGCACCCGAATGCAATCACGCCGAACCTTGATCGTTTGGCCGCGCGCGGCGTGCTGTTCACGCATGCCTATTGCAATTCACCGGTTTGCCAACCATCACGCACCAGCCTTTGGACGGGACTGCGTCCGACGACTGTGGGCATCACGGCGAACCGATCGAAATGGTTTCGCGAAAGCTCACTTCGCCCCGATTGCGTTTCGCTGCCGCAGGCGATGGCCTCGGCCGGATACAGCACACTCGGTTTTGGCAAGTTGTTCCACGTCGGGCGGCCTAGCGAATCGGCCGTCGAATGGCAACGAAGCAACGTCTTCAGCTACGGGCCGCGACAAAAGCCAAAGCTTCACTATGACCATGGTGATTCCATCACCGACTGGGGTGTACCGCCGAAAGATCGTGATCAAGCCGCCAGTTTTGACCCGATCATTGCTGACCGCACGATCGCCGCCCTCAGCGATCTTCACAGCCGTCCCCTCTTTTTGGGCTGCGGCTTTTACCGTCCTCACACGCCGCTTTATGCTGCCAGCAAGTGGTTTGATTTGCACCCCAAGTCCGGCATCGCACTGCCACGAATACTGCCAGAGGACAACGACGACCTGGTCTACTTCGGACGACGCCCACGCCGTCCTCAGGACATCGAAGCACCGGGACTGTTCAACCAAGATTGGGCGGAGCAATCCGGAAAGTGGAAAGACGTTCTAAGAGCCTACTTGGCGTGCACCACGGCCATGGACCATCAACTCGGTCGTGTCTTGGATGCCCTGGATCGCGGGCCACATGCCAAGAATACCTACGTCATCCTGTTCTCCGACCACGGATGGCACCTGGGGGAAAAGCGTCATTGGGGCAAAGCTGCCTTGTGGGAACAGACCACAAGGGTCCCCATGATCGTGGCCGGACCGGGAATTCCCGATGGCGTTCGATACGACCAACCGATCGACCTATTGACGATCACACCAACGGTGCTGGACTACGCCGGCGTCACCCCACCCAACAAACTGGATGGACACTCTCTTCGGCCCGTCCTGGAGAACGTCAAACGCGAATGGCCTCATCCGGTGCTGACGACCTTCGTTGATCACCATGCGTTGCGGACGCCCCGATGGCGATACATTCGTTACGCGTCAGGCGAAGAGGAGCTTTACGATCACGCCCGCGATTCCGAAGAGTTCGAGAACTTGGCCGTCACCCGGCAAGACGATGCCGTGGTCCGATCTACCTTGATTGAGCTGAGGAAGCAAATGTCTGACTTGCTATCGCCTTGA